One window from the genome of Thermodesulfobacteriota bacterium encodes:
- a CDS encoding ABC transporter permease — MSNKLRSVLTTLGIIIGVAAVITLVALTQGAKTIIEEQLTNLGGNSLIVNYGKRAGTGIVTRSNIKNPLTAADADAIRNLSMVTFVSPIIDTAATVVSGNRNWFTTIVGVSTDFININDWFPDQGNFFNNKDVLSDARVCVIGKTVANNLFGYQNPIGKSVRIRNNSFKVIGVMSPIGQTPSGKDQDDVILLPYTTLQKRIVGISHVDNISVSVKNSGDVPVAQTRIIELLRERHKIRPNMVDDFYVKTQLSIIERIFTISKIMT; from the coding sequence ATGTCAAACAAATTACGCTCGGTCCTCACCACACTCGGCATAATAATTGGCGTTGCTGCAGTAATAACGCTCGTCGCACTTACGCAAGGGGCTAAGACTATAATAGAAGAACAATTAACCAACCTTGGAGGAAATTCTTTAATAGTCAATTACGGGAAGAGAGCTGGAACTGGTATCGTAACAAGATCAAATATCAAAAATCCCCTGACCGCGGCAGATGCGGATGCCATACGTAACCTGAGTATGGTGACGTTTGTTTCTCCCATCATAGATACAGCAGCGACTGTAGTATCAGGTAATCGTAACTGGTTCACAACAATCGTAGGTGTGTCAACAGACTTCATAAATATTAACGATTGGTTTCCAGACCAGGGAAACTTCTTCAATAATAAAGATGTCCTAAGTGATGCAAGAGTCTGCGTTATCGGGAAGACCGTAGCGAATAATCTTTTCGGATATCAGAATCCTATTGGTAAATCCGTGAGAATTAGAAATAACTCATTTAAGGTTATTGGAGTGATGAGTCCCATTGGACAGACCCCCAGTGGCAAAGACCAGGATGACGTAATCTTACTGCCCTATACCACACTTCAAAAAAGGATCGTGGGCATTTCCCATGTAGATAATATTTCCGTATCAGTTAAAAATTCAGGTGACGTGCCAGTAGCCCAAACCAGAATAATCGAGCTATTAAGAGAGAGACACAAAATCAGACCGAACATGGTGGACGATTTCTATGTCAAAACACAACTCTCAATTATAGAGAGAATTTTCACGATCTCAAAGATCATGAC
- a CDS encoding SGNH/GDSL hydrolase family protein has translation MIKKGLLIKISIFVLSSILSFIVLEISYRYTIFGSDSLNYEKMNSVTPLGLSGLIEPSRDREIVYQLKPNLNTYFKMARFKTNSEGLRDKEYSMTKPKNTIRVAVVGDSLTMPAGVNIEDAYHSILEEKFKTSCPSENYEFINFAVGGYYLSQYWAVIRKRIMDWDPDMIVIGFCEYNDFESPPDKLFEGTYKVKEKGHPFFFQSFAISSLKQFLKNLGKKDMHKNQRIDGNSTFTEEQVDYMRKVFSMIGAFSTEKKIPIVVGNLGITPSEQHELESIVTNSGLYYVDLTPSFEGTKISEYSIFRTDNHPNSKANLVFANAIKEYLDKNKLIECSGSNIDHINR, from the coding sequence ATGATCAAGAAAGGGTTATTGATAAAGATTTCAATATTCGTATTATCCTCAATATTATCATTCATAGTGCTTGAGATCTCCTATCGCTATACTATCTTCGGCAGTGATAGCCTGAATTATGAAAAAATGAATAGTGTCACCCCGCTAGGTCTATCTGGACTGATAGAACCTTCTCGGGATCGAGAAATCGTTTACCAACTCAAACCAAACCTCAATACGTACTTCAAGATGGCCAGATTTAAAACCAACTCCGAAGGACTTCGGGATAAGGAATATTCGATGACTAAACCAAAAAATACCATAAGGGTGGCTGTTGTCGGAGATTCCTTAACTATGCCAGCAGGTGTGAATATCGAAGATGCTTATCACTCGATACTTGAAGAAAAATTCAAGACAAGCTGTCCGAGCGAGAATTATGAATTCATAAACTTCGCAGTAGGAGGATATTATTTAAGCCAATATTGGGCTGTTATAAGAAAGAGGATAATGGATTGGGATCCTGACATGATTGTAATCGGTTTTTGCGAATATAACGACTTTGAAAGCCCACCAGACAAACTGTTTGAAGGTACATATAAGGTAAAAGAAAAAGGGCATCCATTCTTTTTTCAATCGTTCGCAATAAGCAGCCTTAAACAATTTCTTAAGAACCTTGGGAAAAAAGATATGCATAAAAATCAGAGAATCGATGGTAATTCCACCTTTACAGAGGAGCAAGTAGATTACATGCGTAAAGTTTTCTCGATGATCGGTGCATTCAGCACTGAAAAAAAGATTCCAATAGTGGTTGGAAATCTGGGAATAACACCAAGCGAACAGCATGAATTGGAGAGTATAGTAACAAATAGTGGCCTCTATTATGTTGATCTCACTCCTTCATTCGAGGGAACGAAAATTTCGGAATATAGTATCTTTCGAACAGACAACCATCCAAATTCCAAGGCTAACCTGGTTTTTGCGAACGCAATTAAGGAATATCTGGACAAAAATAAATTAATAGAATGCAGTGGTAGTAATATAGACCATATAAACCGATAA
- a CDS encoding phosphoribosylanthranilate isomerase: MTKIKICGITNLDDAFLALDLGADALGFIFYRDSKRYISSEDALRIISKLPPFVTTVGVFVNQGVEELKSMKREIGFDLFQLHGDEEPDYCRELGNSVIKAIGVKDCINQDDIDSFPVQALLFDAYSTAEFGGTGRSFNWGLLKGIALSKSVILSGGLTPENVAEAIDIVNPYAVDVSSGVEDYPGKKNPVKLKAFIAAVRNGD; encoded by the coding sequence ATGACTAAAATCAAAATCTGCGGGATTACTAATTTAGATGACGCTTTTTTAGCTTTAGATTTAGGGGCCGACGCCCTTGGGTTTATTTTCTACAGGGATAGCAAGCGATATATTAGTTCAGAAGATGCGTTAAGGATTATCTCGAAGCTCCCCCCATTTGTCACGACAGTTGGGGTTTTTGTAAACCAAGGTGTGGAGGAGCTTAAATCTATGAAAAGAGAAATTGGGTTTGATCTTTTTCAGCTTCATGGAGACGAAGAACCAGATTATTGCAGAGAGCTAGGTAATTCAGTTATTAAGGCAATAGGAGTAAAAGATTGCATAAATCAGGACGATATCGACTCTTTTCCCGTACAAGCTTTATTATTTGATGCATACTCAACAGCGGAATTTGGAGGCACAGGAAGAAGTTTTAATTGGGGATTGCTGAAGGGTATAGCGTTATCAAAGAGCGTTATTCTATCGGGTGGACTTACCCCTGAGAATGTTGCCGAAGCTATCGATATTGTCAATCCCTATGCGGTTGATGTCAGCTCGGGTGTGGAAGACTATCCAGGAAAGAAAAACCCAGTTAAGTTAAAGGCATTCATAGCGGCGGTAAGAAATGGAGACTAG
- the trpB gene encoding tryptophan synthase subunit beta: METRLRLPDEMGHFGKFGGRYVSETLMPALLELERAYRQVKDDARFRDELNYYLTEYAGRPTPLYFAERMTRRLGGAKIYLKREDLAHTGAHKINNTIGQALLASRMEKRRVIAETGAGQHGVATATVAALLNMECEIFMGLEDTKRQAINVFRMKLLGAKVNEVKSGTQTLKDAMNEAMRDWITNVRNTFYIIGSVAGPHPYPMMVRDFQSIIGHEARNQILDKESRLPDLLVACVGGGSNAMGLFYPFLDDEEVKMTGVEAAGYGLETGKHAASIAAGKLGVLHGSKTYILQDSDGQVTGTHSIAAGLDYPGVGPEHSMLSDLKRVSYTAVTDDQALEAFRFLSQTEGIIPALETAHALAHAMKVAPTMPKDSIIIICLSGRGDKDIHTVSGTLG; encoded by the coding sequence ATGGAGACTAGGTTAAGACTACCCGATGAAATGGGGCATTTCGGAAAATTTGGGGGAAGATATGTATCTGAAACACTTATGCCTGCTCTCCTGGAACTAGAGAGGGCTTATCGCCAAGTAAAGGATGATGCCAGATTTAGGGATGAGCTAAATTATTATCTAACTGAATATGCTGGTCGGCCGACCCCCCTTTATTTTGCAGAAAGAATGACGAGGAGACTAGGTGGCGCGAAGATTTACCTTAAACGTGAAGACCTAGCCCATACCGGCGCACATAAGATCAATAATACGATAGGTCAGGCCCTGCTCGCATCGCGTATGGAAAAAAGGAGGGTAATAGCTGAGACTGGAGCTGGACAACATGGGGTCGCCACTGCTACAGTCGCCGCTTTGCTAAATATGGAATGTGAAATATTTATGGGTCTTGAAGACACAAAGAGGCAGGCTATTAATGTATTCCGGATGAAACTACTGGGTGCGAAGGTTAATGAGGTCAAGTCTGGCACCCAGACACTGAAGGATGCGATGAATGAGGCCATGAGGGATTGGATAACGAATGTGAGGAACACATTCTATATAATTGGAAGCGTTGCCGGTCCTCACCCCTATCCCATGATGGTGCGAGACTTTCAATCTATTATTGGACATGAGGCAAGGAACCAGATATTAGACAAGGAATCTAGGTTGCCCGACCTTCTTGTCGCATGCGTAGGCGGGGGATCTAACGCAATGGGGCTTTTCTACCCGTTTCTGGATGATGAAGAGGTAAAAATGACTGGGGTCGAAGCTGCAGGATATGGACTCGAGACTGGAAAACATGCGGCCAGCATAGCCGCCGGCAAATTAGGCGTTCTTCATGGCAGTAAAACATATATCCTACAGGACAGTGACGGGCAGGTAACGGGTACACATTCGATAGCGGCTGGTCTTGATTATCCTGGTGTTGGGCCTGAACATTCCATGCTAAGTGATTTAAAAAGAGTTTCTTACACCGCTGTGACTGATGACCAGGCCTTAGAGGCATTTAGATTCCTTTCACAAACTGAGGGTATAATTCCTGCCCTTGAAACCGCCCATGCACTAGCCCATGCGATGAAAGTTGCACCGACTATGCCGAAGGATTCGATAATAATCATCTGCCTTTCGGGAAGAGGTGATAAGGATATCCATACTGTTTCCGGCACGTTAGGTTAA
- the trpA gene encoding tryptophan synthase subunit alpha, with protein sequence MRIERKFQELSEKGRAALVTYITAGDPSLELTPDIVFRLEKSGADIIELGVPFSDPMADGPAIQLASERALNSGTTLHGVLDAVRKIRKHSEIPLLLFGYYNPFFAYGLKKLATDASEAGVDGILSVDLPPEEAEEFKIHTDDKGLNLVFLLAPNSTVERINLVAEYASGFVYLVSVTGVTGERPNLDYSLEPIIDEIRKHIRLPVGVGFGVSTPSQASKIAKLADAVIVGSALVRIIEKNGDNKVSLLSKIGEFVSGLSKACDKEGINHRGRKVN encoded by the coding sequence ATGAGAATTGAACGAAAATTTCAGGAGCTCAGTGAAAAAGGTAGAGCGGCATTGGTAACATATATTACAGCCGGTGATCCATCACTTGAACTAACCCCAGATATTGTGTTTCGGCTGGAAAAAAGCGGTGCTGATATAATAGAGCTGGGTGTACCCTTTTCTGATCCAATGGCCGATGGCCCCGCAATCCAACTGGCTTCTGAGAGGGCGCTAAATAGCGGAACAACCCTCCATGGGGTTCTTGATGCGGTTAGAAAAATTAGGAAGCATTCTGAGATACCACTTTTGTTATTTGGTTACTATAACCCCTTCTTTGCTTACGGGTTAAAAAAGCTGGCAACCGATGCGAGTGAGGCAGGCGTGGATGGAATACTAAGCGTTGACCTGCCTCCAGAAGAAGCGGAGGAATTTAAGATTCATACTGATGATAAGGGACTTAATCTGGTTTTTTTATTGGCTCCTAACAGTACTGTTGAGAGGATTAATCTGGTCGCCGAGTATGCAAGTGGATTTGTATATCTGGTGTCCGTTACAGGCGTAACAGGAGAGAGACCGAATTTGGATTATTCGCTCGAACCTATTATTGATGAGATAAGAAAACATATCAGACTTCCGGTCGGAGTCGGGTTTGGTGTATCAACTCCTTCACAGGCAAGCAAAATCGCAAAGCTGGCGGATGCTGTGATTGTTGGGAGTGCGCTTGTAAGGATAATTGAAAAAAATGGTGATAATAAAGTTTCATTGCTTAGTAAAATTGGAGAGTTTGTAAGTGGCTTGAGCAAGGCCTGTGACAAGGAAGGAATCAATCATAGAGGTCGGAAAGTAAACTAA
- a CDS encoding DHH family phosphoesterase, whose product MQDELRRYLFIGDFDSLLHGLFSKRGEVIWVSSIEEALNQTGNFTMIMIEKNYFSNDVSKEINVHYPNTPIIVSDIDRPSEPPPWVRFVPFNEILSGQIAREEKFAKTELRVEELRRVHNGAKKMLILLHYNPDPDAIASALALRTLLKRNRQTAIIGHLGEKVSRPENVAMIEQLDIDLEELDNKDIKDFDSIALVDVQPPYFGNILPDVDSVIDHHPQVGSFKCRFSEIRSEEGATSTILTSFLRAAQVEISERLATCLLYGIKTDTVSLNRDANPDDIDAFTFLYPHANLGLLRRIERAEIPPSELKCFGKALADHWISDGIFFVNLGRVKREYLIPKMADFGIQVKGVGWSIAFGIISDSYLVISVRNVGFKKSAGRIVRDLFGEIGSAGGHRSAAKAVISLRKIRNIIGKGSQERIRKWLTKQFLKSITENSNEQS is encoded by the coding sequence ATGCAGGACGAACTTAGAAGATATTTGTTTATAGGTGATTTTGATTCATTGCTCCATGGGCTCTTCTCGAAGAGAGGTGAAGTAATTTGGGTGAGCTCGATTGAAGAAGCGTTAAATCAAACCGGGAATTTTACCATGATCATGATTGAAAAGAATTATTTTTCCAACGATGTTTCTAAGGAAATTAATGTACATTATCCAAACACCCCAATAATTGTGAGTGATATCGATAGGCCGTCAGAGCCTCCTCCCTGGGTCAGATTTGTTCCATTTAACGAGATACTTTCGGGTCAAATTGCAAGAGAGGAGAAATTCGCAAAGACTGAGCTTAGGGTGGAAGAACTGAGGAGAGTGCATAATGGAGCGAAAAAGATGTTGATACTGCTCCATTACAATCCCGACCCGGATGCAATTGCCAGTGCTCTGGCACTGAGAACGTTGCTAAAGAGGAATCGGCAGACCGCTATAATCGGTCATCTTGGAGAGAAGGTGTCGCGCCCTGAAAACGTAGCGATGATAGAACAGCTCGATATCGACCTGGAGGAACTCGATAATAAAGATATTAAAGATTTTGATTCAATAGCACTTGTTGATGTCCAACCACCGTACTTTGGCAATATTCTTCCCGATGTCGATAGTGTTATTGACCATCATCCTCAGGTTGGCTCTTTTAAGTGCAGGTTTTCTGAGATCAGGTCTGAAGAAGGGGCAACATCTACGATTTTGACAAGCTTCCTCCGTGCAGCTCAGGTTGAGATATCAGAAAGGCTTGCCACATGCCTTCTTTATGGCATTAAGACCGATACCGTGTCACTAAACCGCGACGCAAATCCCGATGACATAGATGCGTTTACCTTTCTTTATCCTCATGCAAACCTGGGATTATTAAGGAGGATTGAAAGGGCGGAGATTCCGCCTTCCGAGCTGAAGTGCTTCGGGAAAGCACTGGCGGACCACTGGATATCGGATGGCATTTTCTTTGTTAATCTAGGCAGGGTCAAGAGGGAATATTTAATCCCCAAGATGGCTGATTTTGGCATTCAGGTAAAGGGGGTTGGCTGGTCTATTGCATTTGGAATAATAAGCGACTCTTATCTTGTAATCTCGGTAAGAAATGTTGGTTTTAAGAAAAGCGCTGGCCGTATTGTCAGGGATTTGTTTGGAGAAATTGGGAGCGCTGGAGGACATAGGTCTGCAGCTAAGGCGGTCATATCCTTGCGAAAAATAAGAAATATCATAGGAAAGGGTTCGCAAGAACGCATAAGAAAATGGCTAACAAAGCAGTTTTTAAAATCAATAACTGAAAATTCTAACGAACAGAGTTGA
- a CDS encoding hydrolase, which translates to MDLVQRENVSLVVIDMQERLIGAIPEEKREPTIKNAALLIEAAKTFAMPITVTEQYPKGLGPTIAEIKDRVGDGFKPIEKVVFSCARSPEFKSVIEETHKRQALICGIETHVCVLQTVIDMINNGYVLYVPADAVASRKDLDWEKGLNLIEKAGAVVGTTETFIFQLLERAGTEEFKKISKLLK; encoded by the coding sequence ATGGATCTTGTTCAAAGGGAAAATGTATCACTCGTTGTAATTGACATGCAGGAAAGGCTAATTGGTGCAATTCCTGAAGAAAAACGTGAACCAACCATAAAAAACGCGGCACTGCTGATTGAAGCGGCTAAAACTTTTGCGATGCCGATAACCGTGACTGAACAGTATCCAAAGGGATTAGGTCCCACAATCGCTGAAATTAAGGATCGCGTTGGAGACGGGTTCAAACCGATTGAGAAGGTGGTTTTCAGTTGTGCAAGATCTCCTGAATTTAAATCGGTGATTGAGGAAACACATAAGCGCCAGGCGCTTATTTGTGGGATAGAGACTCACGTGTGCGTGCTTCAGACCGTTATAGATATGATTAATAATGGTTATGTGTTATACGTCCCTGCTGATGCGGTCGCATCTAGAAAAGACCTTGACTGGGAGAAGGGCCTAAACCTCATAGAAAAGGCCGGAGCAGTTGTTGGAACAACAGAGACATTCATATTTCAGCTGTTGGAGCGCGCTGGGACTGAGGAATTTAAAAAGATTTCAAAACTTCTCAAGTGA